One window of Peteryoungia desertarenae genomic DNA carries:
- a CDS encoding zinc-dependent alcohol dehydrogenase family protein yields the protein MRAIRLEDIGALHLREVDKPEPGPDDLLVRIEACGVCGTDRHLFHGEFPCTPPVTLGHEFSGIIEDMGAAVTGFRLGDRITGDPNIACGRCSHCVNGRINLCRNLRAIGIHRDGGFADYVIVPQKQAFLLPASLNPLHGAFCEPLACCLHGIDLAKIEAGSSVIVLGGGVIGLLTVQLARLAGASQVVLSTRQASRRKLAEELGATASIDPADGDLIGRTTGEKGLLPGGADVVIECAGVPDTMMQAMKLVRPGGTVVILGVMPQGEKIKIEPFDLLFREVKVLTSFLNPFTHRRAADLIASGAIVVERLISRTVGMSDAAAVISNPPAAGEVKVLIVPD from the coding sequence ATGCGGGCTATCAGATTGGAAGATATCGGCGCGCTGCATCTGAGGGAGGTCGACAAACCCGAGCCCGGGCCTGACGACCTTCTGGTCCGGATCGAGGCCTGTGGTGTCTGTGGGACCGACCGTCACCTCTTCCACGGCGAATTCCCCTGCACGCCCCCAGTTACACTTGGTCACGAATTTTCCGGGATCATCGAGGACATGGGAGCGGCAGTGACCGGCTTCCGCCTTGGTGACCGCATAACGGGTGACCCGAATATCGCCTGTGGCCGCTGCAGCCATTGCGTCAACGGACGCATCAATCTCTGTCGCAATCTGAGAGCAATCGGCATTCATCGGGATGGAGGCTTTGCCGACTATGTCATTGTCCCGCAAAAGCAGGCCTTTCTTTTACCTGCATCGCTCAATCCGCTTCATGGCGCTTTCTGCGAACCGCTGGCCTGCTGCCTGCATGGCATAGACCTGGCAAAAATCGAGGCGGGCAGCTCTGTCATCGTATTGGGCGGTGGCGTGATTGGTCTGCTAACGGTTCAGCTGGCGCGTCTGGCAGGCGCAAGTCAGGTCGTGCTTTCGACAAGGCAGGCTTCGCGCCGCAAACTGGCCGAGGAGCTTGGCGCAACCGCCAGCATCGATCCTGCTGATGGTGACCTCATCGGGCGAACGACGGGCGAGAAGGGTCTCCTTCCGGGCGGAGCTGACGTGGTTATCGAATGTGCCGGTGTTCCCGATACGATGATGCAGGCCATGAAGCTGGTGCGCCCGGGCGGCACGGTCGTCATTCTCGGTGTCATGCCACAGGGGGAGAAGATAAAGATCGAGCCCTTTGACCTGCTGTTTCGCGAGGTGAAGGTGCTCACGTCCTTTCTCAACCCCTTCACCCACCGCCGCGCAGCAGACCTGATTGCCTCGGGTGCAATCGTGGTCGAACGGCTCATTTCCCGGACCGTCGGCATGTCAGACGCCGCAGCGGTCATTTCAAATCCACCGGCTGCGGGAGAGGTGAAAGTCCTGATCGTACCCGATTAA
- a CDS encoding amidase: protein MQFDYENHDGVGLAELIRRREVSADEVLEAAVNRIEAVNPRINAVIRTLFDLARQSLGSVSPDAPLAGVPFLIKDLLSQIEGVPTGNGNVHWQNKAASGDSELVYRWKRAGLVILGKTNTPEFGLTPYTEPGVHGPTFNPYDLDRSPGGSSGGSAAAVAARMVPIASGGDGGGSIRIPASACGVFGMKPTRGRTPYGPFLGDAWSGFAVEHVLTRSVRDSAAVLDATHGADIGSLHRLADHHGSFLASVSQPPERLRIAVSSQPMLGKAVSTDVLAAFEATVSLLRDLGHEVVEAAPAIERERFSLAFLTALAGEIRADMEWTSETFEIPVRPGDFDSSTFGMGLLGKAFSAADVTAAHRYLKFAARSVLRFFESYDVLLTPVLADLPVKTGSLQPSPIEKMLLTALGHINGGWLLRRLGIADKLAAETFEYMPWTPVFNVTGQPAMSVPLCWTTAGLPIGMQFVGRFADEDTLFRLAGQLEEARPWKDRRPPL from the coding sequence ATGCAGTTTGACTATGAGAATCATGACGGTGTGGGGCTTGCCGAGCTCATCCGGCGGCGCGAAGTCTCTGCCGACGAGGTTCTGGAAGCGGCGGTCAATCGTATCGAGGCTGTGAACCCGCGAATCAATGCAGTCATTCGCACTTTGTTCGACCTTGCTCGTCAAAGCCTTGGCTCGGTTTCACCGGATGCTCCGCTTGCTGGAGTGCCCTTTCTGATCAAGGATCTTCTGTCCCAGATCGAGGGTGTCCCGACCGGTAACGGCAATGTTCACTGGCAGAACAAGGCGGCGTCTGGCGACTCGGAGCTGGTTTATCGCTGGAAGCGTGCCGGCCTCGTCATCCTCGGAAAGACCAATACTCCCGAGTTTGGGCTGACACCCTATACCGAACCCGGTGTTCATGGTCCGACCTTCAATCCATATGATCTTGATCGCTCCCCCGGTGGATCGTCGGGAGGTTCGGCTGCTGCCGTGGCTGCTCGCATGGTCCCTATCGCCTCGGGAGGTGATGGCGGTGGTTCGATCCGGATTCCCGCCTCGGCATGTGGCGTCTTCGGGATGAAGCCGACACGCGGACGTACACCCTATGGGCCGTTCCTGGGCGACGCCTGGTCTGGTTTTGCAGTCGAGCATGTGCTGACACGCTCGGTTCGTGACAGCGCGGCAGTGCTTGATGCCACGCATGGCGCGGATATCGGTAGTCTGCATCGTCTTGCCGATCATCACGGTTCCTTCCTGGCATCCGTCTCACAGCCTCCGGAACGGCTTCGTATCGCGGTTTCGTCGCAACCCATGTTGGGCAAGGCGGTTTCGACTGATGTTCTTGCAGCCTTCGAGGCTACCGTCAGTCTGCTGCGTGATCTCGGACATGAGGTGGTGGAAGCCGCGCCTGCCATTGAGCGGGAAAGATTTTCCCTGGCCTTCCTGACAGCGCTTGCCGGCGAAATCCGGGCCGATATGGAGTGGACCTCCGAGACCTTCGAGATCCCAGTTCGACCGGGCGACTTCGATTCCTCCACATTCGGCATGGGCCTTCTTGGCAAGGCCTTCTCGGCGGCTGATGTCACGGCGGCCCATCGCTATCTCAAGTTTGCAGCCCGTTCAGTCCTCCGCTTCTTCGAAAGTTATGATGTGCTGCTGACCCCTGTTCTTGCGGATCTGCCGGTCAAGACTGGAAGCCTGCAGCCGTCTCCAATCGAGAAGATGTTGTTGACGGCGCTGGGGCACATCAATGGTGGCTGGTTGCTGCGTCGCCTCGGGATTGCCGACAAGCTCGCGGCAGAGACGTTTGAATACATGCCATGGACACCCGTATTCAACGTCACCGGTCAACCGGCGATGTCGGTACCCTTGTGCTGGACCACCGCAGGCCTGCCAATCGGGATGCAATTTGTCGGACGTTTTGCCGATGAGGACACGCTTTTCCGGCTAGCGGGTCAGCTTGAAGAAGCGCGGCCCTGGAAGGACCGGCGTCCTCCTCTGTGA
- a CDS encoding LytTR family DNA-binding domain-containing protein, producing the protein MTGRVLQSTLREVHEVLRSKRLWATFVIVVLVFVITGPFGTVDKMGLAERLAFWFCLHAIAWLTTITVITAVEIRLAERISHDLLRLALSAAAAAPLIAALLELLMWSWIGRTPSLASYGLQLSLCLVFAILFSILSHLTVSAPQTASNGMVSDQGPEVAGAEQTSSRAEIPLIRRLRHDLRGPLLHLTIEDHYTVVTTIHGQQLLLLRFSDALAELGSAKGLQVHRSHWVADHAVDDLVKEGERLMIRLKNGQRIPVSRRCAAAAKVRYQT; encoded by the coding sequence GTGACTGGACGCGTCCTGCAATCCACGCTTCGTGAAGTGCACGAAGTCTTGCGGTCAAAACGGCTCTGGGCGACTTTTGTGATCGTCGTGTTGGTATTCGTGATCACTGGCCCGTTTGGGACCGTGGACAAGATGGGCCTGGCCGAACGCTTGGCCTTCTGGTTCTGCCTGCATGCGATCGCCTGGCTGACCACGATCACCGTCATCACAGCCGTTGAGATCAGATTGGCCGAACGCATCAGTCATGACCTTTTGCGCCTAGCGCTGTCCGCCGCCGCCGCAGCACCGCTGATCGCAGCCCTTCTCGAACTCCTGATGTGGTCCTGGATCGGGCGAACACCGAGCCTCGCATCTTACGGACTGCAATTGTCCCTGTGCCTCGTCTTTGCAATCCTCTTCAGCATTCTGTCGCATCTCACGGTCAGCGCACCACAAACCGCATCGAACGGTATGGTCTCTGATCAAGGGCCGGAGGTTGCGGGGGCGGAACAGACGTCGTCGCGAGCGGAGATCCCGTTGATCCGACGGCTGAGGCATGATCTGCGCGGCCCGCTTCTGCATTTGACCATTGAGGACCATTACACCGTCGTCACGACGATCCACGGACAGCAATTGCTCTTGTTGCGGTTTTCCGACGCTCTCGCCGAACTTGGAAGCGCAAAGGGTCTGCAGGTGCATCGCTCCCATTGGGTCGCTGACCATGCGGTCGATGATCTGGTCAAGGAGGGCGAAAGGCTGATGATCAGGCTGAAAAACGGCCAGCGCATACCCGTCAGCCGTCGCTGCGCCGCTGCCGCCAAAGTCCGTTACCAGACTTGA
- a CDS encoding DUF2306 domain-containing protein: MSIDPLLDASHAIQLHVLAALLALVVGVFLLAGKKGTGVHRLLGRLWIALMIATALSSFFIRTIDVVFGFGPIHLLSVLVLHGCGEVVYSARRGQIEAHRRHVTTLYAMALLGAGAFTLLPGRAMHRVFFGGDDGNGYFLALFAILLVAAFVFVRLGHRRFSLPLFQKS, from the coding sequence ATGTCCATCGATCCCCTTCTTGATGCTTCCCATGCCATTCAACTGCATGTTCTCGCAGCGCTTTTGGCGCTTGTTGTCGGGGTATTCCTGCTGGCTGGGAAAAAGGGAACAGGGGTCCATCGCCTGCTTGGACGGTTGTGGATTGCGCTGATGATCGCAACGGCCCTGTCGAGTTTCTTCATTCGGACGATTGACGTCGTCTTTGGTTTTGGTCCGATCCATCTTCTTTCCGTGTTGGTGCTTCACGGGTGTGGGGAGGTGGTCTACAGTGCACGACGCGGCCAGATCGAAGCCCATCGCCGCCATGTGACCACCCTCTATGCCATGGCGCTGCTCGGGGCAGGCGCCTTCACCCTGCTGCCCGGTCGCGCCATGCATCGGGTGTTCTTTGGCGGAGATGACGGAAATGGCTATTTTCTTGCGCTGTTTGCCATTCTGCTCGTCGCTGCCTTTGTCTTCGTCAGGCTGGGTCATCGACGGTTCTCCCTGCCTCTTTTCCAGAAGTCGTGA
- a CDS encoding GatB/YqeY domain-containing protein — MRDTLANALKEALKAKDTRRTSTVRLIQTAIKDRDIANRGVGKDPVSDDEIMQVLMKMIKQRDESAKIYAENGRPELAAGELEEIDIIKTFMPEQLSEDKMRELCASVINETGAQGLRDMGKCMNTLKERYPGQMDFAKASGVVKEMLK; from the coding sequence ATGCGCGATACCCTCGCCAATGCGCTTAAGGAAGCCCTGAAGGCGAAAGATACACGCCGGACCTCCACGGTCCGACTGATCCAGACGGCAATCAAGGACCGGGACATCGCCAATCGCGGTGTCGGCAAGGACCCCGTCTCGGACGATGAAATCATGCAGGTGCTGATGAAGATGATCAAGCAGCGCGACGAGTCGGCAAAGATCTATGCCGAAAACGGGCGCCCGGAGCTTGCCGCAGGCGAGCTTGAGGAAATCGACATCATCAAGACCTTCATGCCCGAGCAGCTGTCTGAAGACAAAATGCGAGAGCTCTGCGCCTCTGTCATCAATGAGACAGGCGCCCAGGGTCTGCGCGACATGGGCAAATGCATGAACACGCTGAAGGAACGTTATCCGGGCCAGATGGATTTTGCCAAGGCTTCCGGCGTGGTGAAGGAAATGCTGAAGTAG
- the carA gene encoding glutamine-hydrolyzing carbamoyl-phosphate synthase small subunit, with amino-acid sequence MTATAPWTTRKPTALLVLADGTVIEGHGIGATGKVQAEVCFNTALTGYEEILTDPSYLGQIVTFTFPHIGNVGTNEEDIEDLTPAARHGAVGVIFKADITEPSNYRASSHLDAWLKSRGVIGLSGIDTRALTAWIRENGAPNAVIAHDPNGVFDVEALKAEARAWSGLEGLDLAKVASSGQSSVWNEKAWTWENGHTTLGEADAKYHIVCVDFGVKRNILRLFAGLDCKVTVVPATTSAEDILALNPDGVFLSNGPGDPAATGTYAVPTIQNLIQSEKPVFGICLGHQMLGLALGGTTEKMHQGHHGANHPVKDFTTGKVEIVSMNHGFAVDSKSLPESVEETHISLFDGTNCGLRLKGKPVFSVQHHPEASPGPQDSHYLFRRFINMVRETKGEPALAER; translated from the coding sequence ATGACCGCGACAGCTCCCTGGACAACCCGCAAGCCGACCGCCCTCCTTGTTCTGGCAGACGGAACGGTCATCGAAGGCCACGGTATCGGCGCGACCGGCAAGGTTCAAGCGGAAGTCTGCTTCAACACCGCCCTGACTGGATATGAGGAAATCCTGACCGATCCGTCTTATCTCGGCCAGATCGTGACCTTCACCTTCCCGCATATCGGCAATGTCGGCACGAATGAAGAAGACATTGAAGATCTGACGCCGGCCGCCCGCCACGGAGCCGTCGGCGTGATCTTCAAGGCTGATATCACGGAGCCTTCAAATTATCGTGCCTCATCCCATCTCGACGCCTGGCTGAAGAGCCGTGGCGTGATTGGCCTGTCCGGAATTGATACCCGCGCGCTGACCGCCTGGATCCGTGAAAACGGCGCACCGAATGCCGTGATCGCCCATGACCCGAACGGCGTTTTCGACGTCGAGGCGCTGAAGGCCGAAGCCAGGGCCTGGAGCGGTCTGGAAGGGCTCGATCTCGCAAAGGTAGCCTCCTCCGGTCAGTCTTCGGTCTGGAATGAGAAGGCCTGGACCTGGGAAAACGGCCACACCACACTGGGTGAAGCCGACGCCAAGTATCACATCGTCTGCGTCGATTTCGGCGTGAAGCGCAATATCCTGCGCCTCTTTGCCGGCCTTGACTGCAAGGTTACGGTCGTTCCGGCCACCACTTCGGCGGAGGATATTCTGGCGCTGAACCCGGATGGCGTCTTCCTGTCCAACGGTCCGGGCGATCCGGCAGCAACCGGCACCTACGCCGTGCCGACGATCCAGAACCTGATCCAGTCGGAAAAGCCGGTCTTTGGCATCTGCCTCGGCCATCAGATGCTAGGCCTGGCCCTTGGCGGCACCACGGAAAAGATGCACCAGGGCCATCACGGCGCAAACCACCCGGTGAAGGACTTCACCACCGGCAAGGTGGAGATCGTCTCCATGAACCATGGCTTTGCAGTTGACTCCAAGTCACTGCCGGAAAGCGTTGAAGAGACACACATTTCGCTCTTTGACGGCACCAATTGTGGACTTCGCCTGAAGGGCAAGCCGGTCTTCTCAGTCCAGCATCACCCGGAAGCGTCCCCCGGCCCTCAGGACAGCCACTACCTGTTCCGCCGCTTCATCAACATGGTGCGCGAAACCAAGGGCGAACCGGCGCTTGCCGAACGCTGA
- a CDS encoding glutathione S-transferase family protein, whose product MITVHYLDNSRAHRILWLLEELGQDYEVKLYHRGRDYRGPESLKAVHPLGKSPVIEEEGRVIAESGAIMEYLIERHEGGWLHPEQGSDNHLRYRYWMHYAEGSAMPLLVMKLIFSRIPGEVPFFIRPIARLISEGVGKSFIDPQLADHVALWKAELEGDGWFAGGAFSAADIAMSFPVEAGLTRIARGVDVTVLRSWMERIRARPAYQRALARGGDYGYSKN is encoded by the coding sequence ATGATCACGGTTCATTATCTCGACAATTCGCGAGCGCATCGCATCCTGTGGCTGCTGGAGGAGCTTGGGCAGGATTACGAGGTCAAGCTGTACCATCGCGGTCGCGACTACCGGGGACCGGAAAGCCTGAAGGCTGTTCATCCGCTTGGCAAATCGCCGGTCATTGAAGAAGAGGGGCGGGTGATCGCCGAAAGCGGCGCAATCATGGAATACTTGATCGAGCGCCATGAGGGCGGATGGCTGCATCCTGAGCAAGGCAGCGATAACCATCTGCGGTATCGCTATTGGATGCATTATGCCGAAGGTTCGGCCATGCCGCTTCTGGTCATGAAGCTGATCTTCTCGCGCATTCCCGGGGAGGTACCCTTCTTCATCCGACCCATCGCCCGACTGATTTCCGAAGGTGTCGGCAAGAGCTTCATCGACCCGCAGCTTGCCGACCATGTTGCTTTGTGGAAAGCCGAGCTTGAAGGCGATGGCTGGTTCGCCGGAGGTGCTTTTTCAGCGGCCGATATCGCCATGAGTTTTCCGGTCGAAGCTGGCCTTACCCGGATTGCCCGCGGTGTCGATGTCACCGTTCTCCGTTCCTGGATGGAGCGCATTCGCGCCCGTCCCGCCTATCAGCGGGCACTGGCACGGGGCGGCGACTATGGTTATTCGAAAAATTGA
- the ypfJ gene encoding KPN_02809 family neutral zinc metallopeptidase encodes MEWKGRRQSSNIEDRRHGSSGSGAGRSPFGRSGIRIPVGGGRRGGGLSLGTIIILVVIYFGFKMVGIDLLQVMEGGDPSGAGYEQQVSRAPSSGPANDEMTAFIRTMLAETEDTWNAIFQASGARYREPTLVLFAGRTESPCGLASAATGPFYCPADSKVYLDTDFFRQLEQQFGAAGDFAQAYVIAHEVGHHVQNLTGVLPEFNRQRRSLGAAEANRLSVRVELQADCYAGIWAKAADKQGLLSDGDLEEALNAAHQIGDDTLQKRAQGYVVPDSFNHGTSAQRMRWFKRGYDTGDASACDTFSADL; translated from the coding sequence ATGGAATGGAAGGGGCGACGTCAGTCGAGCAATATCGAGGACAGACGTCACGGGTCATCAGGGTCCGGCGCCGGGCGCAGTCCCTTCGGTCGCTCTGGCATTCGCATTCCGGTTGGTGGTGGACGACGGGGCGGCGGGCTGAGTCTCGGGACGATCATCATCCTCGTGGTGATCTATTTCGGCTTCAAGATGGTCGGGATCGATCTCCTGCAGGTGATGGAAGGCGGCGATCCTTCCGGTGCCGGCTATGAGCAACAGGTCTCTCGCGCTCCCAGCAGCGGCCCGGCAAATGACGAGATGACAGCCTTCATTCGCACTATGCTGGCCGAAACCGAAGATACTTGGAATGCGATCTTTCAGGCATCCGGCGCCCGCTACCGCGAGCCGACACTGGTGCTGTTTGCGGGACGGACCGAATCGCCTTGTGGGCTGGCTTCTGCCGCGACCGGGCCTTTCTATTGCCCTGCCGACAGCAAGGTTTATCTCGACACGGATTTCTTCCGTCAACTCGAGCAACAATTTGGCGCTGCAGGCGATTTCGCCCAGGCCTATGTGATTGCCCATGAGGTCGGTCATCACGTCCAGAACCTCACAGGCGTGTTGCCTGAATTCAACCGGCAGCGACGCAGCCTGGGGGCTGCAGAGGCCAACCGGCTTTCCGTTCGTGTCGAGCTGCAGGCTGATTGCTATGCGGGCATCTGGGCCAAGGCCGCCGACAAACAGGGCCTGCTTTCGGACGGTGATCTGGAAGAGGCGCTGAATGCGGCCCATCAGATTGGCGACGATACACTACAGAAGCGCGCCCAGGGCTATGTTGTGCCGGACAGCTTCAACCATGGTACTTCAGCGCAACGTATGCGCTGGTTCAAGCGGGGATATGACACGGGTGACGCGTCCGCCTGCGATACATTTTCTGCCGATCTTTAG
- a CDS encoding MATE family efflux transporter, translating to MSQTMPLPYADHPAGSWVSHIRATLSLGIPLIGAQLAQLGIHTTDVIIVGQLGAVQLAAMVLAGQFFFTIFVFGSGFSIAVIPMVAQAYGRGDAVSVRRSIRMGMWVAILYTLVMSPLFFNAESILLALGQKPEVAALTAHYVMISQFGLLPALLFAVLRALVSATGRAQIVLYITLGILVLNAVLAYALVLGHFGLPRMGMTGAAIVAVIVQWVSFIAMVAYIQTCEETKSYELFVRFWRPDWQAFREVVQLGLPISITVLAEVSLFSAASLLMGRIGTIELAAHGIALQLASIAFMIPLGLSQAATVRVGLAHGRGNYPELVRASITVLGIASVLSLTGGILFLTIPLQLSSAFINETTPDAAAVLAYAVPLVAVAGIFQLVDGLQAIAAGLLRGLKDARVPMFMALIAYWPIGFFLAWLLAFPLGVGGIGIWIGFLMGLGSAAVMLCGRFYLKVRGEMQKARM from the coding sequence ATGTCACAGACCATGCCTCTGCCATATGCCGATCATCCCGCCGGAAGCTGGGTGTCGCATATCCGTGCGACCCTTTCGCTGGGCATTCCGTTGATCGGCGCACAGCTGGCGCAATTGGGGATCCATACGACCGACGTCATCATTGTGGGGCAGTTGGGTGCGGTACAACTCGCCGCCATGGTGCTTGCTGGTCAGTTCTTCTTCACGATCTTTGTCTTCGGCTCCGGCTTTTCGATTGCCGTCATTCCGATGGTCGCGCAGGCCTATGGCCGCGGAGACGCCGTCTCGGTGCGCCGGTCCATTCGCATGGGCATGTGGGTTGCCATTCTTTACACGCTGGTGATGTCGCCGCTGTTCTTCAATGCGGAAAGCATCCTGCTGGCGCTTGGCCAGAAGCCGGAAGTTGCAGCGCTGACGGCGCATTACGTGATGATCAGCCAGTTTGGTCTGCTGCCGGCCTTGTTGTTTGCCGTTTTGCGGGCGCTGGTGAGCGCAACCGGACGGGCGCAGATCGTGCTCTATATCACCCTTGGCATTCTCGTTTTGAATGCTGTGCTCGCTTATGCGCTGGTGCTTGGCCATTTCGGCCTGCCGCGCATGGGCATGACCGGTGCTGCCATTGTTGCCGTCATAGTGCAGTGGGTGAGTTTTATCGCCATGGTTGCCTATATCCAGACGTGCGAGGAGACGAAGAGCTATGAGCTTTTTGTTCGCTTCTGGCGGCCTGACTGGCAGGCTTTTCGCGAGGTGGTTCAGCTTGGCCTGCCGATCAGCATCACGGTGCTGGCCGAGGTCAGCCTGTTCAGCGCCGCCTCACTGTTGATGGGGCGGATCGGCACGATCGAGCTTGCAGCCCATGGCATTGCCCTCCAGCTTGCCTCGATTGCCTTCATGATCCCGCTCGGCTTGTCCCAGGCGGCAACAGTCCGGGTGGGGCTGGCCCATGGGCGCGGGAACTACCCTGAACTGGTTCGGGCTTCAATCACGGTGCTTGGGATCGCGAGTGTATTGTCGCTCACGGGCGGCATCTTGTTCCTGACGATCCCGCTCCAGCTCTCCAGCGCGTTCATCAATGAGACGACGCCGGATGCCGCTGCCGTTCTTGCCTATGCCGTGCCACTGGTCGCCGTCGCCGGTATCTTCCAGCTTGTCGATGGTTTGCAGGCGATAGCTGCGGGTCTCCTGCGCGGATTGAAAGATGCGCGTGTGCCGATGTTCATGGCGCTGATCGCCTATTGGCCGATCGGTTTCTTCCTTGCCTGGCTTCTGGCCTTTCCGCTCGGTGTCGGCGGGATCGGTATCTGGATCGGCTTCCTGATGGGGCTTGGAAGTGCTGCCGTGATGCTCTGCGGTCGCTTCTATCTCAAGGTCCGTGGCGAAATGCAAAAGGCCCGGATGTGA